One genomic region from Mesorhizobium terrae encodes:
- a CDS encoding MerR family transcriptional regulator, producing MSISGEVLNPAEAARRLGVSAKALRLYERRGLIRPLRTGAGWRAYGPVEMTRAGEIVALRGLGLSLVEVARILNGDPSALEPVLATHQAVLEDELNRLGRTVETVRGLRGELAGGKVPSAGELTRLLRPAGEIVAAFDLPWPWDGERFELRDARPLTFIVGPLGSGKTRFAEALAKALPDAAFLGLERSSDDGAAAAKALLEKDAALDARVEEAIARLCADGASRSPALLTLMVALEAERPAALVVDMVEQGLDQATQEALIARLRRRGPQARPLFLMTRSDAILDLAAVGPGEAILFCPANHSPPMRVAAFSGAAGFEAVASCLASPRVRARTEGMIAWRPQAA from the coding sequence GTGAGCATTTCCGGAGAAGTCCTCAATCCCGCCGAAGCCGCGCGGCGGCTCGGCGTATCCGCCAAGGCGCTGCGCCTTTATGAAAGGCGCGGTCTGATCAGGCCCTTGCGCACCGGCGCCGGCTGGCGCGCCTACGGACCGGTCGAAATGACGCGCGCCGGCGAAATCGTTGCCTTGCGCGGGCTGGGCCTCAGCCTGGTCGAGGTGGCGCGCATCCTGAATGGCGACCCCTCCGCTCTGGAGCCGGTGCTGGCAACCCATCAGGCCGTGCTTGAGGACGAGCTCAACCGGCTCGGCCGGACCGTCGAGACGGTGCGCGGCCTGCGCGGCGAGCTGGCCGGCGGCAAGGTCCCCAGCGCCGGTGAACTGACGAGGTTGTTGCGACCCGCCGGCGAGATCGTGGCCGCCTTCGACTTGCCCTGGCCCTGGGACGGCGAGCGGTTCGAACTTCGCGACGCGCGACCGCTGACTTTCATCGTCGGCCCGCTGGGCAGCGGCAAGACGCGCTTTGCAGAGGCGCTGGCCAAAGCGCTTCCCGACGCTGCTTTCCTCGGCCTGGAGCGATCGAGCGACGATGGAGCAGCCGCCGCGAAAGCGCTGCTGGAGAAGGATGCCGCGTTGGACGCGCGGGTGGAGGAAGCCATCGCCCGGCTGTGCGCGGATGGCGCGTCGCGTTCGCCGGCGCTGCTTACGCTGATGGTTGCGCTGGAGGCCGAGCGCCCGGCCGCGCTGGTTGTCGACATGGTCGAGCAGGGTCTGGATCAGGCCACCCAGGAGGCTCTGATCGCGCGCCTGCGCCGCCGTGGCCCGCAGGCGCGCCCGCTGTTCCTGATGACCCGCTCCGATGCGATCCTCGACCTTGCCGCCGTCGGTCCCGGCGAGGCGATCCTGTTTTGTCCGGCCAATCACAGTCCGCCGATGCGGGTGGCTGCCTTTTCGGGCGCTGCCGGCTTCGAAGCTGTCGCTTCGTGCCTGGCCTCGCCGCGGGTTCGGGCGCGCACGGAAGGCATGATCGCCTGGCGTCCGCAGGCGGCTTGA
- a CDS encoding LysE family translocator, translated as MTLILFAATVLPLILTPGPDMLFVASQALSGGAGAGLRGTAGVCLGYVVHSAFVALGLAAVIAASPLLFEALRWLGVGYLVYLAVKLLQSAMRPGGVALAAVAGGASLRRGFLTAFLNPKGMMIYFAILPQFMTHDANAALQAVLLSAIFVALCGLVYTVLSLTIAGLGRRGGISDRSRRVVEGSAGGLLIVAAGFMAAR; from the coding sequence ATGACCCTGATCCTTTTCGCCGCCACGGTATTGCCGCTGATCTTGACGCCGGGTCCCGACATGCTGTTCGTCGCCTCGCAGGCGCTGTCGGGCGGCGCGGGCGCTGGTCTGCGCGGCACCGCCGGCGTGTGCCTCGGCTATGTCGTGCATTCGGCCTTTGTCGCACTCGGCCTGGCTGCGGTCATCGCCGCCTCGCCGCTTTTGTTCGAGGCGCTGCGCTGGCTTGGCGTCGGCTATCTCGTCTATCTGGCGGTGAAGCTGCTGCAATCGGCGATGCGGCCGGGCGGCGTCGCGCTGGCCGCCGTCGCTGGTGGGGCTAGCCTGCGGCGCGGCTTCCTCACGGCCTTCCTCAACCCCAAGGGCATGATGATCTATTTCGCCATCCTGCCGCAATTCATGACGCATGACGCCAATGCCGCCCTGCAGGCGGTCCTGCTTTCAGCAATCTTCGTGGCGTTGTGCGGCCTGGTCTATACGGTGCTCAGTCTCACCATCGCCGGGCTTGGCCGGCGTGGCGGCATCAGCGACCGCAGCCGCCGCGTGGTCGAAGGTTCGGCCGGCGGGCTGCTGATCGTCGCGGCCGGTTTCATGGCCGCCCGCTGA
- a CDS encoding NADP-dependent malic enzyme encodes MARKNAQDGQGPSVSAEEALEFHAMGRPGKLEIVPTKPMATQRDLSLAYSPGVAVPVKAIAEDPSRAFDYTTRGNMVAVISNGTAILGLGNLGALASKPVMEGKSVLFKRFADVDSIDLEVDTEDADEFINCVKFLGPSFGGINLEDIKAPECFIIEQRLRELMDIPVFHDDQHGTAIIAAAGLINALAITGRDMKTTRLVCNGAGAAGIACIELVKSMGFAPENVTLCDTKGVVYQSRTEGMNQWKSAHAVKTEARTLAEAMDGADVVFGLSARGAFTNAMIQSMAKNPIIFAMANPDPEITPEEVAEIRTDAIMATGRSDYPNQVNNVLGFPYIFRGALDVRATTINDAMKVAAAQALAELARKDVPDDVAAAYQGNRPKFGPQYIIPVPFDPRLISAIPIAVAKAAMETGVARKPILDLDRYAQELSARRDPIASTLQRIYDRVRRQPKRIVFAEGEEEQVMRAAVAYVNQRLGTAILLGRDDIIKENARHAGIDLDKPGLEIINARLSRKNAIYADFLYERMQRKGFLFRDCQRLINNDRNHFAACMVALGDADGIVTGVTRNYSTALDDVRRVIDAKPGHRVIGVSIVLARGRTVLVADTAVHDMPNADQIADIAEEAANFARRMGYEPRVAMLAYSTFGHPQGERSERVQEAVRILDKRRVDFEYDGEMAADVALNPRVMAQYPFCRLTGPANVLIMPAFHSASISTKMLQELGGSTVIGPLLVGLNKPVQIVPLNAKDSDIVNMAAIAAYSAGA; translated from the coding sequence ATGGCCCGTAAGAACGCACAGGATGGACAAGGCCCTTCGGTGAGCGCGGAGGAGGCGCTGGAATTCCACGCCATGGGCCGGCCGGGCAAGCTGGAGATCGTGCCGACCAAACCGATGGCCACGCAGCGCGACCTTTCGCTGGCCTATTCGCCGGGCGTCGCCGTGCCGGTGAAGGCGATCGCCGAAGACCCGTCGCGCGCCTTCGACTACACCACGCGCGGCAATATGGTTGCCGTCATTTCCAACGGCACCGCCATCCTCGGGCTGGGCAATCTCGGCGCTCTGGCCTCCAAGCCGGTGATGGAAGGCAAGTCGGTGCTGTTCAAGCGTTTTGCCGACGTCGACAGCATCGACCTCGAGGTCGACACCGAAGACGCCGACGAATTCATCAACTGCGTCAAGTTCCTCGGGCCCTCCTTCGGCGGCATCAACCTGGAAGACATCAAGGCGCCGGAATGCTTCATCATCGAGCAGCGGCTGCGCGAATTGATGGACATTCCCGTCTTCCATGACGACCAGCACGGCACCGCCATCATCGCCGCCGCCGGCCTGATCAACGCGCTGGCGATCACCGGCCGCGACATGAAGACGACCAGGCTCGTCTGCAACGGCGCGGGTGCTGCCGGCATCGCCTGCATCGAACTGGTCAAGTCGATGGGTTTCGCGCCGGAAAACGTCACCCTGTGCGACACCAAGGGTGTCGTCTACCAGAGCCGCACCGAGGGTATGAACCAGTGGAAGTCGGCGCATGCGGTGAAGACCGAGGCGCGGACGTTGGCCGAGGCGATGGACGGCGCCGACGTGGTGTTCGGGCTTTCGGCGCGTGGCGCCTTCACCAATGCCATGATCCAGTCGATGGCGAAAAACCCGATCATCTTCGCCATGGCCAATCCCGATCCGGAGATCACGCCGGAGGAGGTGGCCGAGATCCGCACCGACGCCATCATGGCCACCGGCCGGTCCGACTATCCGAACCAGGTCAACAATGTGCTGGGCTTCCCCTATATCTTCCGGGGTGCATTGGACGTCCGCGCGACCACCATCAACGACGCCATGAAGGTGGCGGCCGCCCAGGCGCTGGCCGAGCTTGCCCGCAAGGACGTGCCCGACGACGTGGCCGCCGCCTATCAGGGCAACCGGCCGAAATTCGGCCCGCAATACATCATCCCGGTGCCGTTCGACCCGCGCCTGATTTCGGCCATCCCGATCGCGGTGGCCAAGGCCGCGATGGAAACCGGCGTGGCGCGCAAGCCGATCCTCGACCTCGACCGCTACGCGCAGGAACTGTCGGCGCGGCGCGACCCGATCGCCTCGACGCTGCAGCGCATTTACGACCGCGTGCGGCGCCAGCCCAAGCGCATCGTCTTCGCCGAGGGCGAGGAGGAACAGGTGATGCGCGCGGCGGTCGCCTATGTGAACCAGCGGCTCGGCACCGCCATCCTGCTCGGCCGCGACGACATCATCAAGGAGAATGCCCGCCACGCCGGCATCGACCTCGACAAGCCGGGGCTGGAGATCATCAATGCGCGCCTGTCGCGCAAGAACGCGATCTATGCCGATTTCCTGTACGAGCGCATGCAGCGCAAGGGCTTCCTGTTCCGCGACTGCCAGCGCCTGATCAACAACGACCGCAACCATTTCGCCGCCTGCATGGTGGCGCTGGGCGATGCCGACGGCATCGTCACCGGCGTCACCCGCAACTATTCAACGGCGCTGGACGACGTGCGCCGCGTCATCGACGCCAAGCCCGGCCATCGTGTCATCGGCGTATCGATCGTGCTGGCGCGCGGGCGCACCGTTCTGGTGGCCGACACGGCGGTCCACGACATGCCCAATGCCGACCAGATCGCCGACATCGCCGAGGAAGCGGCCAATTTCGCGCGGCGAATGGGCTATGAACCCCGCGTCGCTATGCTTGCCTACTCCACCTTCGGCCATCCGCAGGGCGAACGCTCCGAGCGGGTGCAGGAGGCGGTGCGCATTCTCGACAAGCGGCGGGTCGATTTCGAGTATGACGGCGAAATGGCCGCCGACGTCGCGCTCAACCCGCGCGTGATGGCGCAATACCCGTTCTGCCGGCTGACCGGGCCGGCCAATGTGCTGATCATGCCGGCGTTCCACTCGGCCTCGATCTCGACCAAGATGCTGCAGGAACTTGGCGGCTCGACCGTGATCGGCCCGCTTCTGGTCGGCCTCAACAAGCCGGTGCAGATCGTGCCGCTGAACGCCAAGGATTCGGACATCGTCAACATGGCGGCCATCGCGGCCTATTCGGCCGGAGCCTGA
- a CDS encoding aldo/keto reductase has translation MQTTTLGKNGKRVGRIGLGAMGMTFGYDPHGRDDDASAEVIRRAIDLGVTLIDTADVYGPWTNEELVGTALKGRRDEVVLSTKGGLLFDENGFSNNGRPDYLAKAVDDSLMRLGVDHIDLYFLHRIDPQVPVEESWGALAKAVDAGKIGALGLSASSLDEIRRAEKIHPVAAVQSELSLFDRSALAEVLPYTVEHSIAFLPFSPLGRGVLTGGIARHEDLPRDDWRRRLPQFSDEGLARQRALVAAVERIGARHGAKPSQVALAWLLAKGDHVIPIPGTKRLRYLEENAAAADLALTPAEIAELDALEPPVFG, from the coding sequence ATGCAGACCACCACATTGGGAAAGAACGGCAAGCGGGTTGGCCGCATTGGCCTCGGCGCCATGGGCATGACCTTCGGCTACGACCCGCATGGGCGCGACGACGATGCGTCGGCTGAAGTGATCCGCCGCGCCATCGATCTTGGCGTTACCCTGATCGACACCGCCGACGTCTATGGGCCGTGGACGAATGAGGAGCTCGTCGGCACGGCGTTGAAAGGGCGGCGTGACGAAGTGGTGTTGTCCACCAAGGGCGGCTTGCTGTTCGACGAAAACGGCTTCAGCAACAACGGTCGCCCCGACTATCTGGCGAAGGCCGTCGACGACAGCCTGATGCGGCTTGGCGTCGACCATATCGACCTCTATTTCCTGCATCGCATCGACCCGCAAGTGCCGGTCGAGGAGAGCTGGGGCGCGCTGGCCAAGGCCGTCGACGCCGGCAAGATCGGCGCGCTCGGCCTCTCGGCGTCGAGCCTTGACGAGATCCGCCGGGCGGAAAAGATCCACCCGGTTGCCGCCGTGCAATCGGAACTGTCACTGTTCGATCGCTCGGCGCTTGCCGAAGTGCTGCCCTACACGGTCGAGCATAGCATCGCCTTCCTGCCGTTTTCCCCCTTGGGTCGCGGCGTGCTGACCGGCGGCATCGCCAGGCACGAGGACCTGCCCAGGGACGACTGGCGCCGCAGGCTGCCGCAATTCAGCGACGAAGGTCTCGCCAGGCAGCGAGCGCTCGTCGCGGCGGTCGAGCGCATAGGCGCGCGGCACGGCGCCAAGCCCTCGCAAGTGGCGCTGGCCTGGCTGCTCGCCAAGGGCGATCATGTCATTCCGATCCCAGGCACCAAGCGCCTGCGTTATCTCGAGGAAAATGCCGCCGCCGCCGATCTCGCGCTGACACCGGCCGAGATCGCCGAACTCGACGCGCTGGAGCCGCCGGTGTTCGGCTGA
- a CDS encoding LysR family transcriptional regulator, whose protein sequence is MDIRGIDLNLLTALDALLAEPSVSGAARRQGLSQPAMSATLARLRELLNDPILVRRGNRMVATPRAEQLRPRVRALLDQIVQTLETEARFEAATSTRRFRILANEYAAAVLMVPLMQRIRDVSAGMVLQVLPFEADFEERLASHDCDLVISEASTLSTARRREVLYQDRYVSLCRDGHPRLGASVTLDAFLDEDHVIVSRVGRMNAVADKALAGIGRARRIAMSVPHFLVAANVAGSTDLVATLPAKLARCCIGAYGLRRFETPVPLDGFEIGMAWHARSDADGATNWLKGELRDLSVQLQAGCAASSEPALSGRP, encoded by the coding sequence ATGGATATACGCGGCATCGATCTCAACCTGCTCACAGCGCTGGACGCGCTGCTGGCCGAACCCAGCGTCTCAGGCGCCGCGCGCCGGCAGGGGCTGAGCCAGCCGGCGATGAGCGCGACGCTGGCCCGGCTGCGTGAATTGCTCAACGACCCGATCCTTGTCCGGCGCGGCAACCGCATGGTGGCGACACCGCGCGCCGAGCAGTTGCGGCCGCGCGTACGGGCACTGCTCGACCAGATCGTCCAGACGCTCGAGACCGAGGCGCGGTTCGAGGCCGCGACCTCGACCCGCCGCTTCCGGATATTGGCCAATGAATATGCGGCGGCGGTGCTGATGGTCCCGCTGATGCAGCGCATTCGCGACGTCTCCGCCGGCATGGTGCTGCAGGTGCTGCCGTTCGAGGCCGATTTCGAGGAGCGGCTGGCGAGCCACGACTGCGACCTCGTCATCTCCGAGGCAAGCACGCTTTCGACGGCGCGCCGGCGCGAGGTGCTCTACCAGGATCGCTATGTCTCGCTTTGCCGCGACGGCCACCCACGGCTCGGCGCCTCGGTGACGCTGGATGCCTTTCTCGACGAGGACCATGTCATCGTCTCGCGGGTCGGCCGCATGAACGCCGTCGCCGACAAGGCGCTGGCAGGCATCGGCCGTGCCCGCCGCATCGCCATGTCGGTGCCGCACTTCCTGGTCGCGGCCAATGTTGCAGGCTCGACCGACCTCGTCGCCACGCTGCCGGCCAAGCTGGCGCGCTGCTGCATCGGCGCCTACGGGCTCAGGCGGTTCGAAACGCCGGTGCCGCTGGACGGGTTTGAAATCGGCATGGCCTGGCATGCGCGCAGCGATGCCGACGGCGCCACCAACTGGCTGAAGGGCGAATTGCGCGATCTGTCTGTCCAATTGCAGGCGGGCTGCGCCGCATCTTCCGAGCCCGCCCTCAGCGGGCGGCCATGA
- the mutS gene encoding DNA mismatch repair protein MutS, with translation MEGSAPLAGASASMPTAATPMMEQYLEIKAANPDSLLFYRMGDFYELFFDDAEKASRALGIVLTKRGKHQGAEIPMCGVPVHAADDYLQKLIALGFRVAVCEQIEDPAEAKKRGSKSVVKRDVVRLVTPGTITEDKLLAPSESSFLMALGRVKGGTDQNFALAWIEISTGVFRVAETNAERLLADIFRVDPRELIVAEPVFYDPELKPVFDVLGRVANPQPASLFDSASATARIARFFNVATPDAFGTFSRAELSAISGAIAYVEKTQKAERPPLSRPEREENGATLFIDPATRANLELLRTLSGSRDGSLFKAIDRTVTGGGARLLADRLMAPLTDPAAITARLDSVSFFRDEVRLAEALRLSLKGVADMPRALSRLALNRGGPRDLGALRAGFLAAGEIARIFGRAAQPAEVAAALAAIGALPKPLAEHLAGALADELPLLKRDGGFLRAGYDAELDEMRALRDETRKVIAGMERDLIEETGIRSLKIRHNNVLGYYIEVTVNHQAIMTGTDEAKARFIHRQTMANAMRFTTTELAGLETKIANAADRALAIELAAFDRLLAEAVGEAEAIRAGADALAVLDISAALAALSVSENWCRPVVDASLAFAIAGGRHPVVEQALRRSGEGPFVANNSDLSPEGDAKNGAIWLLTGPNMGGKSTFLRQNALIAILAQTGSFVPAASAHIGVVDRLFSRVGASDDLARGRSTFMVEMVETAAILNQAGERALVILDEIGRGTATFDGLSIAWAAVEYLHEKNRCRAIFATHFHEMTALAGKLNRLHNVTMRVKEWEGDVVFLHEVGKGAADRSYGVQVARLAGLPEAVVARAREVLHQLEEGEVSGKADRLVDDLPLFSVAVKREPPKTAKPDVLGTALLELSPDEMTPREALEALYRLKELAAGK, from the coding sequence ATGGAAGGTAGCGCGCCGCTGGCTGGCGCCTCGGCATCCATGCCCACTGCCGCCACCCCGATGATGGAGCAGTATCTCGAGATCAAGGCGGCGAACCCGGATTCGCTGCTGTTCTATCGCATGGGCGATTTCTACGAGCTGTTCTTCGACGATGCCGAGAAGGCTTCGCGGGCTTTGGGCATTGTGCTGACCAAGCGCGGCAAGCACCAGGGCGCCGAGATCCCGATGTGCGGCGTGCCGGTGCATGCGGCCGACGATTATCTGCAGAAACTGATCGCGCTCGGTTTCCGCGTTGCCGTCTGCGAACAGATAGAGGATCCGGCCGAGGCCAAGAAGCGCGGTTCGAAATCGGTGGTCAAGCGCGACGTCGTCCGTCTCGTCACGCCCGGCACCATCACCGAGGACAAATTGCTGGCGCCGTCGGAATCGAGCTTTCTGATGGCGCTGGGGCGGGTGAAGGGCGGCACTGACCAGAATTTCGCGCTGGCCTGGATCGAGATTTCCACCGGCGTCTTCCGTGTCGCCGAGACCAATGCCGAGCGGCTGTTGGCCGACATCTTCCGCGTCGATCCGCGCGAACTGATCGTCGCCGAGCCGGTCTTCTACGATCCCGAGCTGAAGCCGGTGTTCGATGTGCTTGGCCGCGTCGCCAATCCGCAGCCGGCCAGCCTGTTCGATTCCGCCTCGGCCACCGCCCGCATCGCCCGTTTCTTCAACGTGGCGACGCCGGATGCCTTCGGCACCTTCAGCCGCGCCGAACTCTCCGCCATCTCCGGCGCCATCGCCTATGTCGAGAAGACGCAGAAGGCGGAACGCCCGCCGCTGTCGCGACCCGAGCGCGAGGAGAACGGCGCCACCCTGTTTATCGACCCGGCGACGCGCGCCAATCTGGAACTGTTGCGCACGCTGTCCGGCAGCCGCGACGGCTCGCTGTTCAAGGCCATCGACCGCACCGTCACCGGCGGCGGCGCGCGCCTGTTGGCCGACCGGCTGATGGCGCCGCTGACCGATCCCGCGGCGATTACCGCTAGGCTCGATTCGGTCTCCTTCTTCCGCGACGAGGTTCGTCTGGCCGAGGCGCTGCGGCTTTCGTTGAAGGGCGTTGCCGACATGCCGCGCGCCTTGTCGCGGCTGGCGCTGAACCGCGGCGGCCCGCGCGACCTTGGCGCGCTGCGCGCGGGCTTCCTTGCCGCCGGCGAGATCGCACGGATCTTTGGCCGGGCCGCGCAGCCGGCGGAGGTGGCCGCAGCGCTCGCCGCCATCGGCGCGCTGCCGAAGCCGCTGGCCGAACACCTCGCCGGTGCGCTGGCCGACGAGCTGCCGCTGTTGAAACGCGATGGCGGCTTCCTGCGCGCTGGCTACGATGCCGAGCTGGACGAGATGCGGGCGCTGCGCGACGAGACGCGCAAGGTCATCGCCGGCATGGAGCGCGACCTGATCGAGGAAACCGGCATCCGCTCGCTGAAGATCCGGCATAACAATGTGCTGGGTTATTACATTGAGGTGACGGTCAACCACCAGGCCATCATGACCGGCACGGACGAGGCCAAGGCGCGCTTCATCCACCGCCAGACCATGGCCAACGCCATGCGCTTCACCACAACCGAACTGGCCGGGCTGGAAACGAAGATCGCCAATGCCGCCGACCGCGCGCTGGCCATCGAGCTTGCTGCCTTCGACAGGCTGCTGGCCGAAGCCGTCGGCGAGGCCGAGGCGATCCGCGCCGGCGCGGATGCACTGGCCGTGCTCGACATATCGGCCGCCCTGGCCGCGCTGTCGGTGAGCGAAAACTGGTGCCGGCCGGTCGTCGATGCCAGCCTGGCCTTTGCCATCGCCGGCGGCCGCCACCCGGTGGTGGAACAGGCGCTGCGCCGTTCCGGCGAGGGGCCGTTTGTCGCCAATAACAGCGACCTGTCGCCGGAGGGCGATGCGAAGAACGGCGCAATCTGGCTGCTCACCGGCCCCAATATGGGCGGTAAGTCGACCTTCCTGCGCCAGAACGCGCTGATCGCCATCCTGGCCCAGACCGGTTCCTTCGTGCCAGCGGCAAGCGCCCATATCGGCGTCGTCGACCGGCTGTTCTCCCGCGTCGGCGCTTCCGACGATCTGGCGCGCGGCCGTTCGACCTTCATGGTCGAGATGGTGGAGACCGCCGCCATCCTCAACCAGGCTGGCGAACGCGCGCTCGTCATCCTCGACGAGATCGGTCGTGGCACCGCCACGTTCGACGGTCTCTCCATCGCCTGGGCGGCGGTGGAATATCTGCACGAGAAGAACCGCTGCCGGGCGATCTTCGCCACCCACTTCCATGAAATGACGGCCTTGGCCGGCAAGCTCAACCGGCTTCACAACGTCACCATGCGCGTCAAGGAATGGGAGGGCGACGTCGTCTTCCTGCATGAGGTGGGCAAGGGTGCGGCCGACCGGTCCTATGGCGTGCAGGTCGCGCGCCTCGCCGGTCTGCCGGAAGCCGTGGTGGCGCGGGCCAGGGAAGTTCTGCATCAGCTCGAGGAAGGCGAGGTGTCGGGCAAGGCCGACCGCCTTGTCGACGACCTGCCGCTGTTTTCCGTTGCCGTGAAACGCGAGCCGCCGAAGACCGCCAAGCCCGATGTGCTGGGCACCGCTCTGTTAGAGCTGAGCCCCGACGAGATGACGCCGCGCGAGGCGCTGGAAGCGCTTTACAGATTGAAGGAACTGGCGGCGGGGAAATAG
- a CDS encoding Lrp/AsnC family transcriptional regulator, whose product MPMKLDEIDRRILRALQEDGRLQNVELARKVGLSPSPCLRRVKLLEEAGIIDRYVAVLDPVRIGVGMSLFARVWLTAQDAETIDHFMAAMKRLPQVMECYIMLGESDALLRVAVADLTEYRQFQATHLTRANGIQNVKTDVPSQIVKQTYALPIG is encoded by the coding sequence ATGCCGATGAAACTCGACGAGATCGATCGCCGTATCCTGCGTGCCCTGCAGGAAGACGGCCGCTTGCAGAATGTCGAACTGGCCAGAAAGGTCGGCCTGTCGCCGTCGCCTTGCCTGCGCCGGGTCAAGCTTCTGGAGGAAGCCGGCATCATCGACCGCTATGTCGCCGTGCTCGACCCCGTCCGTATCGGCGTCGGCATGTCGTTGTTCGCCAGGGTGTGGCTGACGGCGCAGGACGCGGAAACCATCGACCATTTCATGGCGGCGATGAAGAGGCTGCCGCAGGTGATGGAATGCTACATCATGCTGGGCGAGAGCGACGCGCTGCTGCGGGTGGCGGTGGCCGACCTCACCGAATACCGGCAGTTCCAGGCCACTCACCTGACGCGCGCCAACGGCATCCAGAACGTCAAGACCGACGTGCCGAGCCAGATCGTCAAGCAGACCTACGCACTGCCGATCGGCTGA
- a CDS encoding alpha-hydroxy acid oxidase, protein MRLAQCHNFHDFRAMARQRLPGPIFNYIDGAADDEVTYQRNTAAFEHCDLVPNVLRGVGDVDLSVTVMGQKLALPVYCSPTALQRLFHHQGERAVAAAAGRFGTMFGVSSLGTVSLEEARKISSGPQVYQFYFHKDRGLNREMMARAKQAGVEVMMLTVDSITGGNRERDKRTGFAIPFKLNLAGIAQFAVKPAWAINYLTHERFRLPQLDSHVDMGGGVMSISRYFTEMLDPSMSWDDVAEMVRHWGGQFCLKGIMSVEDARRAVDIGCTGIVLSNHGGRQLDGSRSAFDQLAEIVDAVGDRIDVMMDGGVQRGTHVLKALSLGAKAVGLGRYYLFPLAAAGQPGVERALDLMRVEIERAMKLMGCGTVAELSRRNLRFR, encoded by the coding sequence ATGCGTCTCGCCCAATGCCATAACTTCCACGACTTCCGCGCCATGGCCAGGCAGCGTCTGCCGGGCCCGATCTTCAACTATATCGACGGCGCGGCCGACGACGAGGTTACCTACCAGCGCAATACGGCGGCGTTCGAGCATTGCGATCTGGTGCCGAACGTGCTGCGCGGCGTCGGCGACGTCGACCTGTCGGTGACCGTGATGGGGCAGAAACTGGCGCTGCCGGTCTATTGTTCGCCGACGGCGCTGCAACGCCTGTTCCACCACCAGGGCGAGCGCGCCGTGGCTGCGGCGGCGGGCCGGTTCGGCACGATGTTTGGCGTGTCTTCGCTCGGCACCGTCAGTCTCGAGGAAGCACGCAAGATCAGCAGCGGACCGCAGGTCTATCAGTTCTACTTTCACAAGGACCGTGGGCTCAATCGCGAGATGATGGCCCGCGCCAAGCAGGCCGGCGTCGAGGTGATGATGCTGACGGTGGACAGCATCACCGGCGGCAATCGCGAGCGCGACAAGCGCACCGGCTTCGCCATCCCTTTCAAGCTCAACCTCGCCGGCATTGCCCAGTTCGCGGTCAAGCCCGCCTGGGCGATCAACTATCTCACCCATGAACGTTTCCGTCTGCCGCAGCTCGACAGCCATGTCGACATGGGCGGCGGCGTCATGTCGATCAGCCGCTATTTCACCGAGATGCTGGACCCGTCCATGTCGTGGGACGACGTCGCCGAAATGGTACGGCACTGGGGCGGGCAATTCTGCCTGAAGGGCATCATGTCGGTCGAGGATGCGCGACGGGCGGTCGACATAGGCTGCACCGGCATCGTGCTTTCCAACCATGGCGGCCGCCAGCTCGACGGTTCGCGCAGCGCCTTCGACCAGCTTGCCGAGATCGTCGACGCCGTCGGCGACAGGATAGACGTGATGATGGACGGCGGCGTGCAGCGCGGCACCCATGTGCTGAAGGCGTTGTCGCTCGGCGCGAAGGCGGTGGGGCTTGGCCGCTATTATCTGTTTCCGCTGGCGGCGGCCGGCCAACCCGGCGTCGAGCGGGCGCTGGACCTGATGCGTGTCGAGATCGAGCGCGCCATGAAACTGATGGGATGCGGCACCGTTGCCGAGCTGAGCCGGAGGAACCTGCGGTTCCGCTAG